The window GATTCGGAGATGTACACGTCCTCGGCCAGCAACCCGTAATAGAGGATCGCGATCAGCGTCGGGATGGTCACGACCAGCAGCGCCGGGCTGACGAGGGATTTCAGTCGGGCTATCACGCAGCAAGGACTCTTTCGCTTGAAGGGCGGCGGAATGCCGCCGGGTCAGCAATGAAACGCTCCACCACCTCGAAATGGCCATCCCAGCGCCTCGGGACAAAGCCCTTCGCACGCTGGGCCGGCTGTTCGAGCGCGGCAAGCACCGCCTGTTCCCAGCCATCAAGGCAGGCCGGATCGATCAGGCAGGCTGCACCCTGCCCGATTTCGCGCAGCACCGGAAGGTCGCTCGCGATAACGGGCGTTCCGGCCGCGAGTGCCTCAACGAAAGGCAGGCCGAATCCCTCCGCAAGCGTGGGCATGAGCAGCGCCCTTGCGTGATGCATCAGGCGCGCGAGTTCGGCGTCGCAGCAGGCGGCATGGTGGGTGACATGGGCCTGTAGCGCAGGGTTGGCCGCCAAAGGCGCCAGAATATCGCCCGTCAATGGCCCGGTCTGCCCGACAAGCACCAGTCTGGGCGTATCGTCTCCGAGACGAGTGGCAAGGCGCGCCCAAAGATCCAGCAGCAGACGGTGGTTCTTGCGCGGCTCGATCGTGGCAACGCAGAGGAAAAAGGGACGGTTCTCTGCGGGCGGCTGAGACGCGGCGGGCGGCAGGGTTTCCCCTGCCAGATGCGCGACCGCGAACGGCGGCAGCGGCAACCCACGCGCCGCTGCAAAGGCGGCGAGTTCATCGGCGACGGCGTGTGATCCGAGGATGATCCCCTCGGCACTTTCCAGCGCACTTTCCACCCGCCCGAGGTGCCGGCGCACGGCGTGCGGGCGGGAGAATTCCGGATGCACCACCGGGATCAGATCATGGAGGAAATAGAACGGGCGCAGCCGGTGCTGCCGCGCCCAGCCGTGGTGCACGGGCAGATCGAAATCGGTGTGCCCGATATTGAGATAGGCGCGTCCCGCGATCCGCTCCCGCGCCGGGCGGGCAATCAGCGCCGCGGAAAGCTGTCGTGCGATCCGCCGGCGCATTCCCGGTGCGGGATGCTCCAGCACATCGAACAGCGCGGCCGATGGCACCGGCTCCAGCACGCGAATCACTCCGCGATGCTGCACCACTGCCTGCGCGCGGGGGCGGAAGTGGCGCAGATAGGCGCGGCATACGCGATCGATCCCGGTCGGCTGGCGCCCGCTCCACCCGAGCGCGACCAGCCGCGTGACGTCAAGCAGCACGGGCGCGCCACTATCCACGGCTGCCGCTCTCGGCGCACAGGCGACCGGCGAGGCATCGATTGTCAGGCGCGGACAACATAGGGCGGGCTTCCACAAGCAGGCGGCAGCGAGTCAGGAAGGGCTTGTGACAGGTCTGCCCCCTCCGTCTCAAGCAAATATGCCCCCGCTTCGGGGGTATCCCCGCTATGCGCCTAGCCGTAGAACTCCGGCGCGATCATCGGTGCGACAAAGGCGAGGCTGGCCATGTCGATCATGCCCGGCGTGGGAGCATCATCGCCGCCCATCCCTGTGAGCACGGCGCGGCCGAGATTGTTGCTCTCCGACACCGCGACAGTTTCATCGGTAAGGCCCTGCACACCGCCGCTGGTGTTCGGGAACCACCCCGCCCAGGTGTCCGGCCCGAAGCCGTTGGCGGTGAGGTAGTCGATCACCTCCTGCTGGCTCTGGTAGTTGGCGTAGCGGATGTTTCCATCGGCATGCATCAGGGCGCGCAGGTAGGCCGTGCCGTCGGTCAGCGCGAAATAGACCTCCTGAATCCCGTCGCGGTTGTAGTCGTTGGCGCCCAGCACGCGGTTGATGTTCTCGATCTGGAGATCGTTTTGGAAGCGGCGCTGGCTGTCCTGATCGCTGCCGGGGGCGACGATGCCGGCCTCCACCAGAGGGTCGATGTAAATCCCGGCGACGCGGGTCTCGCCGGCCCAGCCGTGGTCATTGAAATAGACCAGGCCGTCAGGTGCTGTACCCACCGTCGCGAAGCGCCCGATGCTGCGGTTGACGAGGATCTGGTCGATGTCGCCATCGCCGTTGACGTCGGCTTGCCCGATCCGCAGCCAACCGCCATTGCCGCCCAGCGCGTTCCCGTCAAAGTCGCGGATGTCGTTCATCGCGGTCTGGTAGACGCTGCGGTCGGCGGTGTTGAAGTTGACGGTGACGCCGGTGCCGGGGCGCAGGCGCAGGATCTGGTCGTCGAACTGGAGGAACTCGATCGCGGTGAGGGTGTCCGTCCCATCCGGGCCAACCACCTGGAACACGCCGGTCGAGGTCTGGGTCACAGTGTATTGCGAGCGCGTGCCGCGCACGATTGCCGTGTCGACATTGCCGCCGCCGTCGATGATGTCATCGCCCAGCCCACCGGTCAGGCGGTTGCCCCCGCCATTGCCGACAATCCGGTTGGCCAGCGCATTGCCAGTGCCCGACAGCGCATCCCCGCCCAGAAGGCGCAGGTTCTCGAAATTGTCGCGCAGGGTGTAGTCGCGGTTGATCTCGACCGTGTCGGTGCCTTCGCCCGCTTCCTCGATGATCTCGGTCGCGGCATTGTCGATGCGGTAGGTGTCGTCACCCAGCCCGCCGCGCACGGAGCCGTTCAGCGTCCCGCCGATCCCGTCGTAGAGATCGTTGCCCTGTTCAAGCAGCACCACGCCGCGGATCACGCCGCCGCCATTGTTGAATACCGAATCATTGCCGAAGCCGAGCAGGATCGCGCCTTCGATCTGGCCGGTGTTGCGGACGTGGTTAGTCACCGATCCCGGCGGGCTGCCGTCAGCCGAGAGGATCGCGATATCGGCCGAGATGACCCCGCTGTTATCGATCACCCGCGGCTCCGAAACGGAATTCCCCGCGGTCGGGATCTCGATCAGCAGCACGCCGACGCTGAAAAATGGCGAGTCGGGGCTGTTAATCGCGAAGATCGTGCCGGTGTTGACGAAGCTACCGCCGGCATATTGCCGCCAGCGCACGCCCACGGCCTCGATCAGGCCGTAGGCCGCAATCGTGCCGGTGTTGCGGAAGCTGGCCGCAAAGCCCATCACCACGCCGAAGCCGCCATAGCCGCCATCGGCGATGATCGTGCCGTTGTTGATGACCTCCCGCGTGGCGTTCACATCGAACCCGGTCAGCACCCCGGTGGCCGAGCCCATCACCGAGGTGACTTCGAAATAGCCGTCATTGCGGAAGTGGAGCGCCTGCTGCGGGGCATAGAATCCGTAGGCCTCGGTCGCCGCTTCCGAAATCACGCCCGAGCCGTCATCATTGTCAGCCGCGACGATGAAGCGCCCCGTCGCGGAATTGACGAACCACGCATCTGCGCCGGGGCCAGAGCTGCGGCTCACCGCAAAGCCGATTGGCGTGCCGAAGCCGGGCTGGTTGGTGATCGTCTCGACCGTCCCGTTGTTGGTGAAGCTGACACTGCCCCCCGCGCGATAGGTGTAACCGGCATTGCCGCCGAAAACAGCGAGACCATCGGGAACCACGTTGCTGGCCGTCACCGTCTGGCCCGCCGCGATGGTGGTGTCCGCGGTCACGTAACGCGGCAGGGTCGGGGTCGCGAGCGGGTTGAAGCCGGAGAAGTTCTCCGAGGTGAAATTGGCGACCTGCGTGTTCTGGAAGGTCATCACCAATTCCTCGACGTAGTCACCGCTGACCGAGGGGATGAAGATCACCTGCACGTCGGCACCGGCCTGACGCAGCTGGAGCACACCGAGCGCGAAAGGATCAGCGCCGAGCCGCAGTTGCAGGGCAATCGAGATATCATAGGGGCTGAGCCCGTAGAGGAACCCGCCGAAATCGATCCGGTCGCCATTGGCGCCGGTCTGGAAGTCGGTCACCACCATGCCGGCGCTGTCGACCCCCTCGACGAAGCGGATCACATCCCGCCCGCTGCCCAGCGTGACCTGATCGATCATCCCGTCGGAGACCAGCGTATCGTCGCCCGCGCCGAGATTGACCGAGATAAATGGCGTCGTCGTCTGCCCGGGATTGGCGAGCGTATACTGGGAGAGCCATGCGTTAGTGATGTTGACCGTGTCATTGCCGTCACCCGCCAGGATGGTGCCGGCGGCCTCGCCATTGGTGATCAGCGTGATGAAATCGTACGAGACATTGATGGTGTCGTTGCCCACGCCACCTTCGATCGCGTCGGTGCCGAAGGTGTCGGTGATGATGTCATCGCCATCGCCCCCGAAGATCGCATCGCGTCCGCGCCAGCCGTCGATGGTGTCATTGCCGCCATCGCCGCGCAGCGTGTCAACGCCCTCGCCGCCGCGGATGAAGTCGTTGCCGTCGCCGCCGTTGATGATGTCATCGCCGGACTGGCCATAGAGCCGGTCGTCACCGGCGAGCCCGTTGACGGTGTCATTGCCGGCACCGGCCCAGATGACATCGAGATTGCCGGTGCCATCCAGCGTCTCGTCCGAACCGGTGCCGATGTGGGTCGCATGGTTGGGATCGAAGCCGAGGTTTTCGGCGGTGAAGCTCGTCGCCACCGTGTTCTGGAACACCGCGAAGGTGACGTAGCCCTGGCTGTAGCCGCCGAGCGACAGCTGCAGGTGCGTGTCGTTGCCGACCTGCTCGAGCCGCACGAATTCGCTGATGAACGGCTCGAAGGACGGATCGCTGCTGGCCAGCTCGGCGGTCACAAACAGGTTCCAGTCGAACAGGTCCCCGCCCGCTCCGGTCTGGAAATCGGTGATCGTGAAGGCGCCCAGCGTCTGGGAGGCAACCTCTTCCGAAATCACGATCACATCGCGCCCGGCGCCCAGCGTCAGCGTCGTCCCGCCGCTCGGCAATATCCGCAGCAGCAGGCGATCATCGCCCGATCCCAGATCGATGTCCGAGGTGTAGGTCTGGCCGGATGAGGTGTTGATGAACACCTCGACAAGATCATTCCCCGCCCCGGCCCTGATCGTCACCGTATCGCTGGTGGGCGAGTAGCCCGTGTCGACGCGGATGATGTCGTTGCCATTGCCCCCGTCCAGCGTGTCCGATCCGCCGAAGACCTCGGTGATGACGTCATCCCCGTCGCCACCATCGATGACGTCATTGTCATAGGAACCGGTGAGCACGTCATTGCCCGAGGTCCCCGCCCGGATCTGGAAGCTGGAGGCCGCACCCGTGGGGTTATAGCCGTTAAAGTTTGCCGCCGTGAGGCTCGACGCGGTGACACCAACCAGTCTGACAAGCGTGAAGACAGTACCCTCGCCGCTTCCACCGCCCGCGCCGTCGAAATCGAAGCGCACCAGCGTGTCGGCACCTGACTGCACAAGCAGCAGGTGGCCGGTGGCGAAGGGGTTGGCGACCCGGTTCCACCCCTGCCCGATCTGGATCGCGCGGGCGAGATCGAGAATGTCGCCGCTGTTGCCGGCCGCGAAATCGGTGATGGTGATGAAGAGGCCGTAGAGGAAGGTGCGATTGTCCAGCACCAGCCGGTCGCGCCCGCTGCCCATGGTCAGCGTCGTGGTCGGCAGATCGGCATTCGTCTCAACCGCCGTAAGCGTGATGACGTCATCGCCCGCGCCGAGATGGGCGATCAGGGTGATGTCGCGATCGGAGAAATTGAGGTTGCGATCGCCGCCGATGCGGAAGCTCACCGCATCATTGCCGTCGCCTGCATTGATGGTGACGGTTTGCGGCAGGGACAGGCCGCCATCGGAAAGCGGCGGGCGGTAGATGTCGATCCGGTCATTGCCGCCACCGCCTTCGATGGTGTCATTGCCCCATTCATCGGTGATGGTGTCGTCCCCGTCGCCGCCGCGCAGGGTATCGTCGCCTGCGCCGCCATCGATGATGTCGTTGCCTGCCCCGCCATCGATGATGTCGGCCCGGAAGCCGCCGATGATCTCGTCATTGCCGCCACCCGCAGTGATGTTGCCGCCCGAGGAGGGAGCGAAGATCAGATCGGCACCTTCCGTCCCGTTGACTGCCAGCAGAAGCGGCGAGCCGCCTGCCGGATCGAGCCCGGCAAAGTTGGCAGCCGTCAGCGATGTGGCCGTGACATTCTGGAGGCGCACAAGCGTGAACGGACGGATCGCGGTGCCCTTGGACCCGTCATAATCGAACTGCACCAGCGTATCCGCACCCGATTGCACCAGTCGCAGGACGCCGTTGGCAAAGGGATTGCCCCCGCTGAACGCAGCGAAGGCGGAGGGGTTGTTGAACACCCCACGCACCGCCTCGCCCAGATTGAGGATGTCGCCGCCCTCACCCGCGGTGAAATCGGCGATCGTCAGTGCTGAAAGGCTCGCGCGGATGCCGTCGCCATAGCGGAAGGTCAGCACAACCGTGTCGCGCCCGCTGCCCAGACGATAGGTGGTGTCCGCGAAGACCCGGCCATCGATCCGCAGCACATCGTCGCCGTCACCCAGATCAACAGACAGCGTGCCGATCGGTATCTGGCCGATGGTGACGAAGTCGTTGCCCGCACCGCCCTCGATCACATTGGTCCGGCGCGGATTGCCGAGGACGCTGCCGAGCCCCGAATAGCGATCGCTGATGGTGATGCGGTCATTGCCGGCCCCGCCGCGGATGGTGTTGCTGCCCGCCTCGTCGATGATCACGTCATCGCCGTCGCCGCCATCGATGATATCATCGCCCCAGCGATCAACGATGGTGTCATTGCCGCCGCCGCCGTTGATCGTATCGTCGGCCTGGGTGCCGTTGATCACATCATTGCCGGTGGTGCCAGTGATGGAGGGCATTGCAAAATCTCCTGCCCTGCGCGGCGCGACAGCCGACAGGTTTGCAAGGACTTCTAAGGGCTTTCAGCAGCTTGTTGAAGCTGAAAAAGGCGCTCGCCTACTGTTCCTGCATCGATTGCGACACGGTCTTGAAGATCGGCTTGGTGAGGTAGTTCCAAACGGTGGTCTTGCCAGTCAGGATTTCCGCTGTCGTGGTCATGCCGGGTTGCAGATCCACCCGCACGCTGCCGCCATCCTGCCGCATCGTGGCAATGTCGACCTCCAGATTGACGCGGTAATAGGCCTGGCTCGAACCGTCGGGCGCGGTCTCGACGATTGTGTCGGGGCTGACGAACACCACCTTGCCCGTCGCCGAGCCGTAGACCGCATTGTCATAGGCATCGAAATTGACCCGCGCTGTCTGGCCGAGCTTGACGAAGGCAATGTCACGCGGGGCGACGCGGCTCTCGACGATCAGGGTCTGGCCCGCAGGCACGATCTGCAGCACCTCCTCGCCCGCGCGCACCACACCGCCGATGGTGGTGAAGCGCACATTCTTGACGATCCCGTCGGTCGGCGCCTTGAGCGCGGCGTTGGCGAGGCTGTCCTCGATCCGCGCCAGTTGCTCCCGCGCGGCGGCGAGCTCTTCCTCGGTGGCGGTGAACTCGCTCTGCAATTCGCGCAGATATTGCGCGCGCACGGCGGAGATGCGGCCTTCGGTCTCGACCACGCGCTGGCGCATGGCAATGATCTCGGTGCGCGCGACATCGCCGGTGGCGAGCAGGGGCTGGTTGAGATCGAGCTCCTGCTGCTGAAGCCGCGCAAGGTTGCGCAAGGTGGCAATCTCCGCATCCTGACTGGCGCGGCGCTGGGTGTAGAGCTGGCGCTGGTTGGCGGTGAATTCGGGGAAGTCCTTGAGGCTGGCGGGAAACACCAGCGGCTTCTGGTAGAGCTCGGCCGTGATCCGCGCCATGCGGCTTTCAAGCCCCGCCACCTTGAGCCGCGCCTCGCGCACACCGGCTTCGAGCTGCACCGTGTCGAGCGCGATCAGCAGGTCGCCCGCCTTGACCCGCGCCCCTTCGCGCACGGCAATGGTCGCAATCGCGCCGTCCTGCTCGCTCTGCACCACCTGCACGCGTGCGAAGGGCACCACCCGCCCGGGCGCACGCGCGACCTGATCGAGCTCGGCCCATAACGACCAGCCGATGAAGCCCAGGATCGCGGCGGAAATCGCAATGATGATCAGCCCCGCAGGCCGCAGCAAGCCGTTCACGCATTGCCTCCCTTGTTGATCCGGGTGCTGACCAGCCCCTCGGTGCTGGCCGGGCG is drawn from Erythrobacter sp. and contains these coding sequences:
- a CDS encoding glycosyltransferase family 1 protein, whose translation is MDSGAPVLLDVTRLVALGWSGRQPTGIDRVCRAYLRHFRPRAQAVVQHRGVIRVLEPVPSAALFDVLEHPAPGMRRRIARQLSAALIARPARERIAGRAYLNIGHTDFDLPVHHGWARQHRLRPFYFLHDLIPVVHPEFSRPHAVRRHLGRVESALESAEGIILGSHAVADELAAFAAARGLPLPPFAVAHLAGETLPPAASQPPAENRPFFLCVATIEPRKNHRLLLDLWARLATRLGDDTPRLVLVGQTGPLTGDILAPLAANPALQAHVTHHAACCDAELARLMHHARALLMPTLAEGFGLPFVEALAAGTPVIASDLPVLREIGQGAACLIDPACLDGWEQAVLAALEQPAQRAKGFVPRRWDGHFEVVERFIADPAAFRRPSSERVLAA
- a CDS encoding HlyD family efflux transporter periplasmic adaptor subunit, yielding MNGLLRPAGLIIIAISAAILGFIGWSLWAELDQVARAPGRVVPFARVQVVQSEQDGAIATIAVREGARVKAGDLLIALDTVQLEAGVREARLKVAGLESRMARITAELYQKPLVFPASLKDFPEFTANQRQLYTQRRASQDAEIATLRNLARLQQQELDLNQPLLATGDVARTEIIAMRQRVVETEGRISAVRAQYLRELQSEFTATEEELAAAREQLARIEDSLANAALKAPTDGIVKNVRFTTIGGVVRAGEEVLQIVPAGQTLIVESRVAPRDIAFVKLGQTARVNFDAYDNAVYGSATGKVVFVSPDTIVETAPDGSSQAYYRVNLEVDIATMRQDGGSVRVDLQPGMTTTAEILTGKTTVWNYLTKPIFKTVSQSMQEQ